A window of the Microbacterium sp. AZCO genome harbors these coding sequences:
- a CDS encoding MDR family MFS transporter — protein sequence MTDGVGLRSERGPILLALMLSTFLIAIDATVLSTAVPTIVQEFGGFEQFPWLFSIYTLAQAASVPVFAKLSDIVGRRPVMYAGIVLFLVGSVLCATAWSMGALIAFRAVQGLGAGAIMPATMTVAGDIYTVRERAKTQGYLASVWAFSSVAGPTIGGLFSQFASWRWIFWINVPLCLLALWMLWRNYRQPFERQRRRIDYAGAALLTAALVLLVLALLEGGHAWEWLSWQSLAAFGIGALLLVAFAFVERRAEDPILAPWVFRSRIVVTTSIAGLLVGVVLIGLVSFVPTFLQSTTDAAPLVAGLAVAALTLGWPVSASLAGRFYLRIGFRATTLLGSVLVILGAAMLVVFALSPSIPLTALGCFIVGLGLGLVAAPSLIAAQSSVDMRRRGVVSGTNMLARSIGSAVGVAVFGAIANALINRNGGADIPAAIQAGSIAVFIGVAASALVMLVACSFIPPVHIDEPEPVEAASDSA from the coding sequence ATGACCGATGGCGTGGGACTGCGATCGGAGCGCGGCCCGATCCTCCTCGCGCTCATGCTGTCGACGTTCCTCATCGCGATCGACGCGACGGTGCTCTCGACCGCGGTGCCGACGATCGTCCAGGAGTTCGGCGGCTTCGAGCAGTTCCCGTGGCTCTTCTCCATCTACACGCTCGCGCAGGCCGCGTCGGTGCCGGTGTTCGCGAAGCTCAGCGACATCGTCGGCCGCCGGCCGGTCATGTACGCGGGCATCGTGCTCTTCCTCGTCGGCTCGGTGCTGTGCGCGACGGCGTGGAGCATGGGGGCGCTCATCGCGTTCCGCGCGGTGCAGGGCCTCGGCGCCGGCGCCATCATGCCCGCCACCATGACGGTCGCGGGAGACATCTACACCGTGCGGGAGCGCGCCAAGACGCAGGGGTACCTCGCGAGCGTGTGGGCGTTCTCGTCCGTCGCGGGTCCGACGATCGGCGGCCTCTTCTCGCAGTTCGCGTCGTGGCGCTGGATCTTCTGGATCAACGTGCCGCTGTGCCTCCTCGCACTGTGGATGCTGTGGCGCAACTACCGCCAGCCGTTCGAGCGGCAGCGGCGGCGCATCGACTACGCGGGTGCGGCGCTCCTCACCGCGGCGCTCGTGCTCCTGGTACTCGCGCTCCTCGAGGGCGGACACGCCTGGGAGTGGCTGTCGTGGCAGAGCCTCGCGGCCTTCGGAATCGGCGCGCTGCTCCTCGTCGCGTTCGCGTTCGTGGAGCGGCGGGCGGAGGACCCGATCCTCGCGCCCTGGGTCTTCCGGAGCCGCATCGTGGTGACGACCTCGATAGCGGGGCTCCTCGTGGGCGTCGTGCTGATCGGGCTCGTGTCGTTCGTCCCCACGTTCCTGCAGTCGACGACGGATGCCGCTCCCCTCGTCGCTGGACTCGCCGTCGCAGCCCTCACGCTCGGCTGGCCCGTGTCGGCGTCGCTCGCCGGCCGCTTCTACCTGCGGATCGGGTTCCGGGCGACGACGCTCCTCGGCAGCGTCCTCGTGATCCTCGGCGCGGCCATGCTCGTGGTGTTCGCCCTCTCTCCGTCGATCCCGCTCACGGCGCTCGGCTGCTTCATCGTCGGACTCGGTCTGGGCCTCGTCGCCGCCCCGAGCCTCATCGCGGCGCAGTCGTCGGTCGACATGCGCCGCCGCGGCGTCGTGTCGGGCACCAACATGCTGGCGCGCTCGATCGGCAGCGCCGTCGGCGTCGCCGTCTTCGGGGCGATCGCGAACGCGCTCATCAACCGCAACGGCGGCGCGGACATCCCCGCCGCGATCCAGGCGGGCTCGATCGCGGTCTTCATCGGCGTCGCGGCGTCGGCCCTCGTCATGCTCGTCGCGTGCTCGTTCATCCCGCCCGTGCACATCGACGAGCCCGAGCCCGTCGAGGCGGCGAGCGATTCGGCCTAG
- a CDS encoding ATP-dependent DNA ligase produces MLLADLVETVDAVTATRSRLAKVDALASALSRLEPDEIRPAVGFLTASPRQGRLGVGWRTLSSLDAQHSTASTLTIGEVDVALDDLAEASGAGSVAARGDALRALAQRATRAEWDFVSRVILGELRTGALEGVLLDAIARASDRPAEVVRRAAMLSGDLGDTAVIALTQTPEELEAVGLVVGRAVLPMLASTAATATEAVASVGEASVEYKLDGARIQVHRHGDDVHIFTRNLADITHRLPEVVEVVRGMPVTDVILDGETLALDENDAPRPFQDTMSRFGAALRQAQGPDFTVLHPWFFDVLHVDGRDLLDEPLRVRRDELGRIAPAHRIPGEVTSDPDVAERVSADALAAGHEGVVVKAIDSTYAAGRRGSSWIKVKPVHTFDLVVLAAEWGYGRRSGWLSNLHLGARDETGEFGGGFVMVGKTFKGLTDALLTWQTERFPEIAVDETPGTVWLPPEIVVEIAIDGVQRSTRYPGGLALRFARVKRYRDDKRPAEADTIQTLRGMLRG; encoded by the coding sequence ATGCTGCTCGCCGACCTGGTCGAGACCGTCGACGCCGTGACCGCCACCCGCTCGCGGCTGGCGAAGGTCGATGCGCTCGCATCGGCGCTGTCCCGGCTCGAGCCCGATGAGATCCGCCCCGCTGTCGGGTTCCTGACGGCGAGCCCGCGCCAGGGGCGACTCGGTGTGGGCTGGCGCACCCTGTCGTCGCTCGATGCGCAGCACTCGACGGCCTCGACGCTCACCATCGGCGAGGTCGACGTCGCACTCGACGACCTGGCGGAGGCATCCGGAGCCGGCTCGGTCGCCGCCCGCGGCGACGCCTTGCGGGCGCTCGCGCAGCGCGCGACGCGCGCGGAGTGGGACTTCGTCAGCCGCGTGATCCTCGGCGAGCTGCGCACCGGAGCGCTCGAAGGCGTGCTGCTCGACGCGATCGCCCGGGCCTCCGATCGCCCTGCCGAGGTCGTGCGCCGGGCCGCGATGCTGTCCGGCGATCTCGGCGACACCGCCGTGATCGCGCTCACGCAGACGCCGGAGGAGCTCGAGGCGGTCGGGCTCGTCGTCGGGCGGGCGGTGCTGCCGATGCTCGCCTCGACGGCCGCCACCGCGACGGAGGCCGTCGCGTCAGTGGGCGAGGCATCGGTCGAGTACAAGCTCGACGGGGCGCGCATACAGGTGCATCGCCACGGCGACGACGTGCACATCTTCACACGCAACCTCGCCGACATCACGCACCGGCTTCCCGAGGTGGTGGAGGTCGTGAGGGGGATGCCGGTCACCGACGTCATCCTCGACGGTGAGACGCTCGCGCTCGACGAGAACGACGCACCGCGTCCGTTCCAGGACACGATGTCGCGGTTCGGCGCGGCCCTTCGACAGGCTCAGGGACCGGATTTCACGGTGCTGCACCCGTGGTTCTTCGACGTGCTGCACGTCGATGGCCGCGATCTCCTCGACGAGCCGCTCCGCGTCCGGCGCGACGAGCTCGGTCGCATCGCGCCCGCGCACCGCATCCCGGGCGAGGTCACGAGCGATCCCGATGTCGCCGAGCGCGTGAGCGCGGACGCGCTCGCCGCGGGCCACGAGGGCGTCGTCGTGAAGGCGATCGACTCGACGTACGCCGCCGGCCGGCGCGGGTCGAGCTGGATCAAGGTCAAGCCGGTCCACACGTTCGACCTCGTCGTGCTCGCCGCCGAGTGGGGCTACGGCCGCCGCTCGGGGTGGCTCTCGAACCTCCATCTCGGCGCCCGCGACGAGACCGGGGAGTTCGGCGGAGGCTTCGTCATGGTCGGCAAGACCTTCAAGGGCCTCACCGACGCCCTTCTGACGTGGCAGACCGAGCGGTTCCCCGAGATCGCCGTCGACGAGACGCCCGGGACGGTGTGGCTCCCGCCCGAGATCGTCGTCGAGATCGCGATCGACGGCGTACAGCGCTCGACGCGCTACCCGGGCGGCCTGGCGCTGCGCTTCGCGCGCGTCAAGCGCTACCGCGACGACAAGCGCCCTGCCGAGGCCGACACAATCCAGACGCTGCGGGGGATGCTGCGCGGGTGA
- a CDS encoding DUF3817 domain-containing protein encodes MFRSPYRLFRTFAILEAISWTLLLLALVLRAVADLAIGVTIGGAIHGFVFLSYGATVILVAKNNRLRPWPTIVALVSAVIPYATIPTEIWLQRTGRLAGEWRLEATDDPRDALWHDRLLRWFLARPWVLGALILVALVVLYAVLLVIGPPGGRS; translated from the coding sequence GTGTTTCGATCTCCCTACCGACTCTTCCGAACGTTCGCGATCCTCGAGGCGATCTCGTGGACCCTGCTTCTGCTCGCTCTGGTGCTCCGGGCAGTCGCCGACCTCGCGATCGGCGTCACGATCGGCGGAGCCATCCACGGATTCGTCTTCCTCTCGTACGGCGCAACGGTCATCCTGGTGGCCAAGAACAACCGGCTGCGTCCGTGGCCGACGATCGTCGCGCTGGTCAGCGCCGTGATCCCGTACGCGACCATCCCGACCGAGATCTGGCTGCAGCGCACGGGTCGGCTCGCGGGCGAATGGCGGCTCGAGGCCACGGATGATCCGCGGGACGCCCTGTGGCATGACCGGCTCCTGCGCTGGTTCCTCGCGCGTCCGTGGGTGCTCGGCGCGCTCATCCTCGTCGCGCTCGTCGTGCTCTACGCCGTGCTGCTCGTCATCGGACCGCCCGGGGGGCGCAGCTGA
- a CDS encoding DUF72 domain-containing protein translates to MARIGTSGWSYQHWRSTLYASAPQREWLDIYQREFDTVELNASFYRWPPPARFASWRQRLPEGFEMTVKAPRGLTHARRLLEPEQWIERVTAGLHELRGKRGPLIVQLPPTMQRDDARLGYFLGALPDWTRPVVEFRHDSWTDDAVFGILERHGAGYCVMSGAKLPCILRATAKLVYVRWHGPDAEHLYGGSYSESDMAWWAERIREWEGAGHEVYGYFNNDGGGNAVRNARTLKRMLHT, encoded by the coding sequence ATGGCGCGCATCGGGACGTCGGGATGGAGCTATCAGCACTGGCGAAGCACCCTCTACGCCAGCGCGCCGCAGCGGGAGTGGCTCGACATCTACCAGCGCGAGTTCGACACCGTGGAGCTCAACGCGAGCTTCTATCGATGGCCGCCTCCCGCGCGCTTCGCCTCCTGGCGACAGCGGCTTCCCGAGGGCTTCGAGATGACCGTCAAGGCCCCGCGCGGACTCACTCACGCGCGGCGCCTGCTCGAGCCCGAGCAGTGGATCGAGCGCGTGACGGCGGGCCTGCACGAGCTGCGCGGCAAGCGCGGCCCGCTCATCGTGCAGCTGCCGCCGACGATGCAGCGCGACGACGCGCGCCTCGGCTACTTCCTCGGCGCCCTGCCGGACTGGACGCGTCCGGTCGTCGAGTTCCGGCACGATTCGTGGACGGATGACGCCGTCTTCGGGATCCTCGAGCGCCACGGCGCCGGGTACTGCGTCATGAGCGGTGCGAAGCTCCCGTGCATCCTCCGCGCGACCGCGAAGCTCGTCTACGTGCGGTGGCACGGACCGGATGCCGAGCACCTCTACGGCGGCTCGTACTCCGAGTCCGACATGGCGTGGTGGGCCGAGCGCATCCGGGAATGGGAGGGTGCGGGCCACGAGGTCTACGGCTACTTCAACAACGATGGCGGAGGCAACGCCGTCCGCAACGCCCGCACCCTGAAGCGCATGCTGCACACCTGA